From the genome of Daphnia pulicaria isolate SC F1-1A chromosome 5, SC_F0-13Bv2, whole genome shotgun sequence:
cactttctttagcatcaggaaatttatcccACCCGAGGAGAAATGCAGTTGGTTGCTGTAGTTCCATTATCAcggtttttcatcatgaacatttcagtgtgcttcttagaaaaggtaaagattgatatgctttttaatttttatattttcattaatgtaacaTTAATTTTACAGAGCAAGCAAGATCCCACAGACATCTTTGAGCCAATGCTGGATTTTGTCCATCAcagaagagggacttccaccaacgttctgctccatccttatcttcaagACTCATCCAGTTTCACAGCTTCAGTGCTTCTTATGCTGCTAGTCCTGCTACACaacttttcttgcttcacTGGCGAGTTGGATCACTTCCGTTGCTGTgacacctgcagtcactcaccacgggattatggccAGGTACCGCACAAttcacttattttcgtagattatcttcTAGTAATCtatttgcgttaaactctctgtctgtgtaataattctaaaatcaggcccttcttgcgtgTAAAAGAAGTGTTAGTGTGTTActtagacgtttcttttttctaacgctagatggctttccgataattttcagctgtcaaaacagtcagtttcagttactttgcaaatctctttaaacatttatcggcagctgCTGTGTAGGaatttttagtgaaaactgacgataacttttccaccaacaaagctcatttGTTAGATTTTGAATTATGTGTTTTTGAttttacttccggttttctgatttcagtcagtagttcagtaaatattcattcgaggagcaaaataaccacatattcgtgatcctcgtcaaattggTGGTAAagttaatgtaattttttgtacctacgcgtacttccggtttcaagatttcaggaaaattctcgattttggccaaattttggatttcgtttaaatcatatttaatcgaccccaaatttcatggagatcacgaatatgtggttaaaTTTGACAACAGCTCAAttgttgaggcgctgtggttacttccggtatacttccggaaaattttcataaaattagcaagtgagctttgttctgtgcaGTGTTCTGCCGAATAAAGTTCTTTCGAATAAAAAACGTATTCTGAATAAGAATACGAATAAAatcttattctttatttcgaataaatttttatccaatttattcttattctttattttcgaATAATTGTTagctttattttattcttattctttattcgATTATCCAAAACTTAAACGAAAAAggcgaataaaaaataaagttctttcaagtttaaaatttcatatttCCGCTGGCCGTTGCTCTTTTGTTTggagtaatttttttccgtttagCCATTGAAATAGTCATGAGGCCAATAATTGTCTCACGCTAAGCATGGTGTACACCATGCGCTAAGCAGTAAGTACGGCAGTAAGCACACTAGTGAATTAGTGATAGTACTGCGGGAAGAACTTAAAGTATAAAACTAAGCTGTTAAGTATCAAACGTTgtgtatcaaattcaaatattcaaattttgaaactgGAAATTAGGCATTTTGGTAATAAAATTATCAAATATtgccattttatttattattgaatacTAATACAATAGGGCTACTTGAATGGAGCAGTCTAACATCCACGtttccatcaaatttgtgtccaaaatggcccaaatcagcgtacagcgttttaaagatgctgtacgctgattggccattttggacacaaatttgatggCAACACAGGATGTTAGACTGCTCCATTTTGAACATGTGTGAGTGTAAGACAGGTGTGAGCTGTTCAgatcaaatcaatcaatcaacaaaAGCGTTTAATTTAATTCGGTCTTGTAtcaatatttgttattttttctgtttgttttcatgAATCTGGATTCAGTGTTTTCATGAATCTGGCTCCAGTGGTTTTGACTTTTGAAgttgtttgatttgattggacTGGTGATGTGtcagagaaataaagaaatcactTAAACTGTTAAACAAGGCCTaattaaaagtaattatttactattaatggttttttaaaataattttatgatttaaaaatcaaaatatccttAAATTTCGCAAATTATgagcatttattttattcgaaaatttattcgaaatacgaataaaaataaattttattattattctttattctttattcttcattttttatttttattctttattcttattctttattcgatccaattttcattttattcatattcatatttaaataaatctaTACCTTATTCGGCAGAACACTGGTTCTGTGTACAGTTCTGAATGTTAAAAGCAAAATTTTTAAGCGCCTGTAAAATTTTtagcaaaaacaaacagatCAATGTACCTttatgtattatgtaacttttattggcatttcACTTAATAACgcttgttttgtctttatttagGTATAGGTTATagaggagacgtcgagaagatggacaccaaaacTTCGCCGgtccaaaatgtcagcgcggaccatcatttgttgttggtaatgttttcgtttgtgttagttaacccgttggctgccacgcctttgttctcccctagctccttagcacgggccgcgctgttcggtctcgtggtttacatgccgcggggtcggacagtcgcaccagcccaagattcgccgcaaggcgcctgttaggcagtgcaccatagggacttcccccttgtcgatacggtgatggattctagaggcgtgcattccatcttctcctgtcaccgtgtcagcccggacttgtcagcaatggcaagtcccaccttggtcatggatccttcagacatggcgcgtagagagtagagaacaacctacgggttgtatggcgtggcagccaacgggtttacttaagtgtatgtatgtatgtatgtatgcatgtatgtatgtatatgtgtgATTGTAAATAGTGGAGGAATTGTGGGCTGAGGTGggaaaataaagcaattccttttcatGTTTTTGTTCATTGTGTCTGAGTAATTTATAACAAAGTAATGTTTAGCAAATAAAACCGaatatttatttgtctttGAAGTTTTACATTCATGTATAAAGAAACTTGGCTATtatttaagatagaaaagcaagcttatcagctcgccgcgaagggataatcgtaagccagttgaaaactgtcttaaatgaaaaattcagggcctattgttaactcggacttattcacagttcacacttttcttcacagactttttggtcttaaaacggtatttttctgtcacagttcaatatccttgcaagttattaacgtttagtttgcttaactcttattttccaatttttacacataaagttcaataattgaatttaaaaataaccatcttttagtcaaataactgcaaaacataaatgcaaatctggttgttgcgtcat
Proteins encoded in this window:
- the LOC124341404 gene encoding uncharacterized protein LOC124341404, translated to MPYYIITHMIKHQEIYPTRGEMQLVAVVPLSRFFIMNISVCFLEKSKQDPTDIFEPMLDFVHHRRGTSTNVLLHPYLQDSSSFTASVLLMLLVLLHNFSCFTGELDHFRCCDTCSHSPRDYGQVPHNSLIFVDYLLVIYLR